The Nitrospinota bacterium genome segment GCTTTCCCGATATTATAGGGAGGTGACGTAACTACAAGTGCAGCTGCGCCATTGGGGATTTGTTGCAGCAGATCGAGGCAAGACCCGTGATAAAGGACAACTTTAGCTTCACTTGAGTACGAACGTTCAATCAGCTGCATGGCACATCTGGGGATATCCAATATGTTGGACGTTTGATAAATAAAAACACAAGATGTTGTGGATGTCAAGTAGAATTTGCATCACTCAATCAAATCCTGGGGAAGGGAAGAGAGAACCCTCCCTTGAGAGTTTCATCATTTTCCTTCCTAGGACGATTAAGAGGTTTAATAACTTACAAGTTTACCAAAGAAAATCTTTTCTAGGCCAACATTTAGCGGAAAGCTAAGTCCTTCCCGCACTCCGAACCCCGCCCCTAGCAGTCG includes the following:
- a CDS encoding site-specific DNA-methyltransferase, coding for MQLIERSYSSEAKVVLYHGSCLDLLQQIPNGAAALVVTSPPYNIGKAYERKIKLETYLKQQAQVIKECVRILSPRGSICWQVGNYVENGEV